In Pseudomonas sp. R76, one genomic interval encodes:
- a CDS encoding DUF3050 domain-containing protein, whose protein sequence is MPFEIDSHIEAERAQLFGHPLFANIRTVEDVRTLMEFHVFAVWDFMTLLKRIQRDLTCVELPWVPPVHITAARLINEIVVGEETDEHPGGGFISHLDLYLTAMDEIGADSSVFRRFLAAIQAKVPLAKALNDRDIPLAAKVFMCQTLDVAQHGSTEAVLAYFFFGREDIIPDMFGRLLSQWSVSETEVPMLTYYLKRHIEMDGDEHGPAAKRIIGEIVTTPEQHQHMIDSAKTAINSRIDLWDGVHHFLQEKAQHTTERPVRRVAHSF, encoded by the coding sequence ATGCCGTTTGAAATTGATAGCCACATTGAAGCCGAACGCGCGCAGTTATTCGGCCACCCGCTGTTTGCCAACATCCGCACTGTTGAAGACGTGCGCACCTTGATGGAATTCCACGTGTTCGCCGTGTGGGATTTCATGACCTTGCTCAAGCGCATCCAGCGCGACCTCACCTGCGTCGAGCTGCCGTGGGTGCCGCCGGTGCACATCACCGCTGCGCGCTTGATCAATGAAATCGTGGTGGGTGAAGAAACCGACGAACACCCGGGCGGCGGGTTTATCAGCCACCTGGACCTGTACCTCACCGCCATGGATGAAATCGGCGCCGACAGCTCGGTATTCCGCCGCTTCCTCGCCGCGATCCAGGCCAAGGTGCCGCTGGCCAAGGCGCTCAACGACCGCGACATTCCTTTGGCGGCCAAAGTGTTCATGTGCCAGACCCTCGATGTCGCCCAACACGGCTCTACCGAAGCGGTGCTGGCGTACTTCTTTTTTGGCCGCGAAGACATCATTCCCGACATGTTCGGGCGCCTGCTCTCGCAGTGGTCGGTGAGTGAGACCGAAGTGCCGATGCTCACCTATTACCTCAAGCGCCACATTGAAATGGACGGCGACGAGCATGGCCCGGCCGCCAAACGCATCATCGGCGAAATCGTCACCACGCCCGAGCAACACCAACACATGATCGACAGCGCCAAGACCGCGATCAACTCCCGCATCGACCTGTGGGACGGCGTGCACCATTTCCTCCAGGAGAAAGCCCAACACACCACGGAGCGCCCTGTGCGCCGGGTTGCACACAGTTTCTGA
- the mexE gene encoding multidrug efflux RND transporter periplasmic adaptor subunit MexE — MEQSLKHLRFPLPILAVVVMSACGKTPEQAAAMPPAKISVAKVLEQPVNEWDEFTGRLEAPETVQIRPRVSGQIDQVAFTEGALVKKGDVLFQIDPRPFQAEVRRLEAQLAQTKAAATRSDNEAQRGDRLRQSNAISAELADSRTTAAQEARAAVAGIQAQLDLAKLNLSFTRVTSPISGRVSRAEITAGNLVTADVTALTSVVSTDKVYAYFDADERVYLKYTQLAREGRRGATTPVYLGLSNETGNPHLGQMNFVDNQVNPATGTIRGRAVFDNSKGEYTPGLYARLKLVGSGTYSAVLINDEAVGTDLGKKFVLVMDGDKPAYRSVELGPKIEGLRIVRSGLNKDDTIVVKGLQRIRPGSPVAPETIPMASKETLAALAQQRQALEASNLEQVAPDKAAPKVASVATPRG, encoded by the coding sequence ATGGAACAGTCACTCAAACATTTGCGCTTCCCCTTGCCGATTTTGGCCGTGGTGGTGATGAGCGCATGCGGCAAGACCCCGGAACAAGCGGCCGCCATGCCCCCTGCGAAAATCAGCGTGGCCAAGGTGCTTGAACAACCGGTCAACGAGTGGGATGAATTCACCGGCCGCCTGGAAGCCCCGGAAACCGTGCAGATTCGTCCGCGCGTGTCCGGCCAGATCGACCAGGTGGCCTTCACCGAAGGCGCCTTGGTGAAGAAAGGCGACGTGCTGTTCCAGATCGACCCCCGCCCGTTCCAGGCTGAAGTGCGCCGCCTCGAAGCCCAGCTGGCCCAAACCAAAGCCGCCGCCACCCGTAGCGATAACGAAGCGCAACGTGGCGACCGCCTGCGCCAGAGCAATGCGATCTCCGCCGAACTGGCCGACTCGCGCACCACCGCCGCCCAGGAAGCCCGCGCCGCTGTCGCCGGCATTCAAGCGCAGCTGGACCTGGCCAAGTTGAACCTGAGCTTTACCCGCGTGACCTCGCCGATCAGTGGCCGCGTCAGCCGTGCGGAAATCACCGCCGGCAACCTGGTCACCGCCGACGTCACCGCGCTGACCAGCGTGGTCTCCACCGACAAGGTCTACGCCTACTTCGACGCCGATGAGCGCGTGTACCTCAAGTACACCCAACTGGCGCGCGAAGGCCGTCGCGGTGCAACCACCCCGGTGTACCTGGGCCTGTCCAACGAAACCGGCAACCCGCACCTGGGCCAGATGAACTTTGTCGACAACCAGGTCAACCCGGCCACCGGCACCATCCGTGGTCGCGCCGTATTCGATAACAGCAAGGGCGAATACACGCCTGGCCTGTATGCGCGCTTGAAGCTGGTCGGCAGCGGCACCTACTCCGCCGTGCTGATCAACGACGAAGCCGTCGGCACTGACCTGGGCAAGAAGTTCGTGCTGGTGATGGACGGCGACAAGCCGGCGTATCGCTCAGTGGAGCTTGGGCCAAAGATCGAAGGCTTGCGCATTGTGCGCAGCGGTTTGAACAAGGACGACACCATCGTCGTGAAGGGCCTGCAGCGCATTCGTCCGGGGTCGCCGGTTGCACCGGAAACCATCCCGATGGCCAGCAAGGAAACCCTCGCCGCCTTGGCACAACAACGACAAGCGCTTGAAGCCAGCAACCTGGAGCAAGTGGCGCCGGATAAAGCCGCGCCCAAAGTTGCCAGCGTCGCGACTCCACGCGGTTAA
- a CDS encoding efflux transporter outer membrane subunit: MSVKVFLPSLLVLALSACAVGPDYKTEKLEAANITAAADTKSYDHAKYEGIWWQQFEDPTLNQLVTQSLNGNRDLRVAFARLRAARAIRDDAANDIMPVVTSRASSDVGKGQIPGQTTKRVNSERYDLGLDMAWEVDLFGRIRRNLEASDADQQVAEADLYQLQVTMIAELVDAYGQLRGAQLRERIALDNLKNQQESRTITVSLRDAGVGDQLDVERADARLAAVEASVPQLQAEQVRERNRIATLLGQRPDKLTVDLSPKDLPAIAKALPIGDPGQLLQRRPDILSAERKLAAATARIGVAKADLFPRVSLSGFLGFTAGRGSQIGSAAANAWSLGPSITWAAFDLGSVRARLRGANAEADGALATYEQQVLLALEESENAFSDYGKRQQRLVSLIRQSESSRAAADLAAIRYREGTVDFLVLLDAQRERLAAEDSQAQAEVDLYRGIVAIYKALGGGWQPDTVVASSK, encoded by the coding sequence ATGAGCGTGAAAGTATTCCTGCCGAGCTTGCTGGTACTGGCGCTGAGCGCCTGTGCCGTGGGCCCGGACTATAAAACCGAGAAGCTTGAGGCGGCCAATATCACGGCCGCCGCCGACACCAAAAGTTATGACCATGCCAAATACGAAGGCATCTGGTGGCAGCAGTTCGAGGACCCGACCCTCAACCAACTGGTGACCCAGTCGTTGAACGGTAACCGTGACTTGCGCGTCGCTTTTGCCCGTCTGCGCGCGGCGCGTGCGATTCGTGATGACGCCGCCAACGACATCATGCCGGTGGTGACCAGCCGGGCCAGCAGCGACGTGGGCAAAGGCCAGATTCCCGGCCAGACCACCAAGCGCGTCAACAGCGAACGCTACGACCTGGGCCTGGACATGGCCTGGGAAGTGGATTTGTTCGGGCGTATCCGCCGCAACCTGGAAGCCAGCGACGCTGACCAACAGGTCGCCGAAGCCGACCTGTACCAACTGCAAGTCACCATGATTGCCGAACTGGTGGACGCCTACGGTCAACTGCGCGGCGCGCAATTGCGTGAACGTATCGCCCTGGACAACCTGAAGAACCAGCAGGAATCGCGCACCATCACCGTCAGCCTGCGGGATGCCGGCGTCGGCGATCAGCTCGATGTGGAACGCGCCGATGCGCGCCTGGCCGCCGTTGAAGCCAGCGTGCCGCAACTGCAAGCCGAGCAAGTGCGCGAGCGCAACCGCATCGCCACCCTCCTCGGCCAGCGCCCCGACAAGCTGACTGTGGACCTGAGCCCCAAAGACCTGCCGGCGATTGCCAAGGCGTTGCCAATCGGCGACCCAGGGCAATTGCTGCAACGTCGCCCGGACATCCTCAGCGCCGAACGCAAGCTGGCCGCCGCCACCGCGCGTATCGGCGTGGCCAAGGCCGACCTGTTCCCGCGGGTCAGCCTCAGCGGCTTCCTCGGCTTTACCGCCGGGCGCGGTTCGCAAATCGGTTCAGCTGCAGCCAATGCCTGGTCCCTGGGCCCAAGCATTACCTGGGCTGCATTTGACCTGGGCAGTGTGCGTGCACGCTTGCGCGGGGCGAATGCCGAGGCCGATGGCGCCCTGGCAACCTACGAGCAGCAAGTGCTGCTGGCGCTGGAAGAATCGGAAAATGCTTTCAGTGATTACGGCAAACGCCAGCAGCGCCTGGTCTCGCTGATCCGTCAAAGTGAGTCCAGTCGCGCGGCTGCCGACCTGGCGGCGATCCGTTATCGCGAAGGCACGGTGGATTTCCTCGTGCTGCTCGACGCGCAACGTGAGCGTCTGGCCGCTGAAGACTCCCAGGCCCAGGCCGAAGTGGACTTGTATCGCGGGATTGTCGCGATCTACAAGGCCCTCGGTGGCGGCTGGCAGCCGGACACGGTCGTCGCCAGCAGCAAGTGA
- a CDS encoding efflux RND transporter permease subunit, protein MNFSKFFISRPIFAAVLSLLILIAGAISLFQLPISEYPEVVPPTVVVRANFPGANPKVIGETVAAPLEQAITGVENMLYMSSQSTADGKLTLTITFALGTDLDNAQVQVQNRVTRTQPKLPEEVTRIGITVDKASPDLTMVVHLTSPDQRYDMLYLSNYALLNVKDELARLGGVGDVQLFGMGDYSLRVWLDPNKTASRNLTATDVVNAIREQNRQVAAGALGAQPAPNATSFQLSVNTQGRLVTEEEFENIIIRSGENGEITRLKDIARVELGSSQYALRSLLNNQPAVAIPIFQRPGSNAIEISNEVRAKMEELKQSFPQGMDYSIVYDPTIFVRGSIEAVVHTLFEALILVVLVVILFLQTWRASIIPLVAVPVSLIGTFAVMHLFGFSLNALSLFGLVLAIGIVVDDAIVVVENVERNIELGLEPFPATEKAMSEVTGPIIATALVLCAVFIPAAFISGLTGQFYKQFALTIAISTVISAFNSLTLSPALAAVLLRSHDAPKDRFSKVLDKLLGGWLFRPFNRFFEKASHGYVGTVRRVIRGSGIALFLYAGLMVLTWLGFAHTPTGFVPAQDKQYLVAFAQLPDAASLDRTEDVIKRMSDIALKQPGVESAVAFPGLSINGFTNSPNSGIVFVTLKPFDERKDPSMSAGAIAGALNGKYSSIEEAYMAIFPPPPVQGLGTIGGFRLQIEDRGNLGYDELYKEVQNIITKSRTTPELFGLFTSYTVNVPQVDAAIDREKAKTHGVAVSDIFDTLQIYLGSLYANDFNRFGRTYQVNVQAEQQFRQDEDQIGQLKVRNNKGEMIPLATFIKVSDTSGPDRVMHYNGFITAEINGNAAPGYSSGQAQAAIEKLLKEELPNGMTYEWTDLTYQQILSGNTALFVFPLCVLLAFLVLAAQYESWSLPLAVILIVPMTLLSAITGVIISGGDNNIFTQIGLIVLVGLACKNAILIVEFAKDKQQEGLDPLAAVLEACRLRLRPILMTSFAFIMGVVPLVLSSGAGAEMRHAMGVAVFSGMIGVTFFGLLLTPVFYVLIRRHVERGEASKAAKALKLETQQ, encoded by the coding sequence ATGAATTTTTCCAAGTTCTTCATTTCACGGCCGATCTTCGCAGCGGTGCTGTCGCTGTTGATCCTGATCGCCGGCGCGATCTCGCTGTTCCAATTGCCGATCAGCGAATACCCGGAAGTCGTGCCGCCCACCGTGGTGGTACGCGCCAACTTCCCGGGCGCCAACCCTAAAGTCATCGGTGAAACCGTGGCCGCGCCGCTGGAGCAAGCGATCACCGGCGTCGAGAACATGCTGTACATGTCCTCGCAGTCGACCGCCGACGGCAAGCTGACCCTGACCATCACCTTCGCCCTGGGCACCGACCTGGACAACGCGCAGGTGCAAGTGCAAAACCGTGTGACCCGGACTCAGCCAAAACTGCCCGAGGAAGTGACGCGCATCGGTATCACCGTGGACAAGGCCTCCCCCGACCTGACCATGGTGGTGCACTTGACCTCCCCGGATCAGCGTTACGACATGCTCTACCTGTCCAACTACGCCTTGCTCAATGTGAAGGATGAGCTGGCACGTTTGGGCGGTGTGGGTGACGTGCAGCTGTTCGGCATGGGCGACTACTCCCTGCGTGTGTGGCTGGACCCGAACAAAACCGCTTCGCGCAACCTGACCGCCACCGATGTGGTCAACGCGATCCGTGAGCAGAACCGCCAAGTGGCCGCCGGTGCCTTGGGTGCGCAACCTGCACCGAATGCCACCAGCTTCCAGCTGTCGGTGAACACTCAGGGCCGTCTGGTCACTGAAGAAGAGTTCGAGAACATCATTATTCGCTCCGGCGAAAACGGTGAAATCACGCGCCTCAAAGACATCGCACGGGTTGAGCTGGGCTCCAGCCAATACGCCCTGCGCTCGTTGCTGAACAACCAGCCGGCCGTGGCGATCCCGATCTTCCAGCGCCCCGGCTCCAATGCCATCGAGATTTCCAACGAAGTGCGCGCCAAGATGGAAGAGCTGAAACAGAGCTTCCCGCAAGGCATGGACTACAGCATCGTCTATGACCCGACTATCTTCGTGCGTGGCTCCATCGAAGCGGTGGTTCACACCCTGTTCGAAGCGCTGATCCTCGTAGTGCTGGTGGTGATCCTCTTCCTGCAAACCTGGCGCGCCTCGATCATTCCGTTGGTGGCGGTGCCGGTATCGTTGATCGGTACGTTTGCGGTGATGCACCTGTTTGGCTTCTCGCTCAACGCCTTGTCGCTGTTCGGTTTGGTACTGGCCATCGGGATCGTGGTGGACGACGCCATCGTGGTGGTGGAGAACGTCGAGCGGAACATCGAGTTGGGGCTGGAACCGTTCCCGGCCACTGAAAAGGCCATGAGCGAAGTGACCGGCCCGATCATCGCCACCGCGTTGGTGCTGTGTGCGGTGTTCATCCCAGCGGCCTTTATCAGTGGCTTGACCGGGCAGTTCTATAAGCAGTTTGCGTTGACGATTGCGATTTCCACGGTGATCTCGGCCTTCAACTCGCTGACCTTGTCGCCTGCCCTGGCCGCCGTGTTGCTGCGCAGCCATGACGCGCCGAAGGATCGCTTCTCCAAGGTGCTCGACAAACTCTTGGGTGGCTGGTTGTTCCGTCCATTCAACCGCTTCTTTGAGAAAGCCAGCCATGGCTATGTCGGCACCGTACGCCGGGTGATTCGCGGCAGCGGTATCGCGCTGTTCCTGTACGCCGGCTTGATGGTCCTGACCTGGCTGGGCTTTGCCCACACGCCGACTGGTTTCGTACCGGCCCAGGACAAGCAATACCTGGTGGCCTTCGCGCAATTGCCCGACGCCGCAAGCCTGGACCGCACCGAAGACGTGATCAAACGCATGTCCGACATCGCGCTGAAACAACCAGGCGTGGAAAGCGCCGTAGCGTTCCCGGGCCTGTCGATCAACGGTTTCACCAACAGCCCGAACAGCGGCATCGTGTTCGTGACCTTGAAACCGTTCGACGAGCGTAAAGACCCAAGCATGTCCGCCGGTGCGATTGCCGGTGCACTGAACGGCAAGTACAGCAGCATCGAAGAAGCCTACATGGCGATCTTCCCACCGCCGCCGGTACAGGGCCTGGGCACGATTGGCGGGTTCCGCCTGCAGATCGAAGACCGTGGCAACCTGGGTTATGACGAGCTGTACAAAGAAGTGCAGAACATCATCACCAAGAGCCGCACCACGCCTGAGCTGTTTGGCCTGTTCACCAGCTACACGGTCAACGTGCCGCAGGTTGATGCTGCCATCGACCGCGAAAAAGCCAAGACCCACGGCGTGGCCGTCAGCGACATCTTCGACACCCTGCAGATCTACCTGGGTTCGTTGTATGCCAACGACTTCAACCGCTTCGGGCGTACTTATCAGGTTAACGTGCAGGCTGAGCAACAGTTCCGCCAGGATGAAGACCAGATCGGCCAGCTGAAAGTGCGTAACAACAAAGGCGAGATGATCCCGCTGGCGACCTTTATCAAGGTCAGCGACACCTCGGGCCCGGACCGCGTGATGCACTACAACGGCTTTATCACCGCTGAAATCAACGGCAACGCTGCACCGGGCTACAGCTCCGGCCAGGCGCAGGCGGCGATTGAAAAACTGTTGAAAGAAGAACTGCCCAACGGCATGACCTACGAGTGGACCGACCTGACCTATCAGCAAATCCTCTCGGGCAACACTGCGCTGTTCGTGTTCCCGCTCTGCGTACTGCTGGCGTTCCTGGTACTGGCCGCCCAATACGAAAGCTGGAGCCTGCCACTGGCGGTGATTCTGATCGTACCGATGACGCTGCTGTCGGCCATTACCGGGGTGATTATCTCGGGCGGCGACAACAACATCTTCACCCAGATTGGCTTGATCGTACTGGTGGGCCTGGCGTGCAAGAACGCGATTCTGATTGTCGAGTTCGCCAAGGACAAACAGCAGGAAGGCCTCGACCCGCTGGCTGCGGTACTGGAAGCCTGCCGTCTGCGTCTGCGGCCGATCCTGATGACCTCGTTCGCGTTCATCATGGGTGTGGTGCCACTGGTGTTGTCCAGCGGTGCCGGTGCCGAGATGCGCCATGCGATGGGCGTGGCGGTGTTCTCCGGGATGATCGGCGTGACCTTCTTCGGTCTGTTGCTGACGCCAGTGTTCTACGTACTGATCCGTCGCCATGTGGAGCGCGGCGAAGCGAGCAAAGCGGCCAAGGCCTTGAAGCTGGAGACACAGCAATGA
- a CDS encoding TolC family outer membrane protein has protein sequence MRIPGLHLTHTPLLTSLCGLALACCPALASAEDLYQLYQKALSHDMKFAAAQAQQLATAEKEPQSRANLLPDLSVTGGAAWVDAEDSNDYHRNRNNTNAYAVVLTQPLLRWQNVIAHDQSKLLISASEVQTEQARQDLMLRVARAYFDVLLNQELLNTRTQQLQTLRESQDRSQRLLADGATTANALEQVQAKYDQAFAEQIAARGALDIATEALTQLTAAQARPWSGKEPQFSAPVPAAIGDWANTAQQGNLAVQRAQIAQRLAEMDIDKEQAGHLPTLDLIAAHGRFASVGGDVYDVTLPENRYNQTVVGVKLSVPLYGGGRTSSRVREAHALQSKAQDEVEDARRNAGLMARQAYLQVTSGMSQYQALKQALKSSQVNLASVTHGFEAGSRINNDVLDAQQKVTDTQQRVAQQRYAILMAQLNLLASTGNLNDVRLREVSRLLD, from the coding sequence TTGCGTATTCCAGGGCTGCATCTGACACACACCCCCTTGCTCACCTCACTGTGTGGGCTCGCCCTCGCCTGCTGCCCGGCCCTCGCGTCGGCAGAGGACTTGTACCAGCTGTACCAGAAAGCGCTGAGCCATGACATGAAGTTCGCCGCCGCCCAGGCCCAGCAGTTGGCCACGGCGGAGAAAGAACCGCAAAGCCGCGCCAACCTGTTGCCGGACCTGTCCGTCACCGGCGGCGCGGCCTGGGTCGATGCCGAGGATTCCAACGATTACCACCGCAACCGCAACAACACCAACGCCTACGCCGTGGTGCTCACTCAGCCGCTGTTGCGCTGGCAGAACGTGATCGCCCATGACCAGAGCAAACTGCTGATCAGTGCCAGCGAGGTGCAGACCGAACAAGCGCGCCAGGACTTGATGCTGCGCGTGGCCCGTGCCTACTTTGATGTGTTGCTCAACCAGGAACTGTTGAACACCCGCACCCAGCAACTGCAAACCCTGCGGGAAAGCCAGGACCGCAGCCAGCGCTTGCTCGCCGACGGCGCCACCACTGCCAACGCGCTCGAACAGGTACAGGCCAAGTACGACCAGGCGTTTGCCGAGCAGATTGCCGCACGCGGCGCGCTGGATATCGCCACCGAAGCCCTCACCCAATTGACCGCCGCCCAGGCGCGCCCGTGGTCGGGCAAGGAGCCGCAGTTCAGCGCCCCGGTGCCCGCCGCCATCGGCGATTGGGCCAATACCGCGCAACAAGGCAACCTCGCCGTGCAGCGCGCGCAGATCGCCCAGCGCCTGGCCGAAATGGACATCGACAAAGAACAGGCCGGCCACTTGCCGACCCTCGACTTGATCGCCGCCCACGGCCGCTTCGCCTCGGTGGGCGGCGATGTGTACGACGTCACGCTGCCGGAGAACCGCTATAACCAGACGGTGGTCGGGGTCAAACTCAGCGTGCCGCTGTATGGCGGTGGCCGCACCAGCAGCCGCGTGCGTGAAGCCCACGCGCTGCAGAGCAAGGCTCAGGATGAGGTCGAAGACGCACGCCGCAACGCCGGGCTGATGGCACGCCAGGCGTACCTGCAAGTCACCAGTGGCATGAGCCAGTACCAGGCGCTCAAGCAGGCGCTCAAATCCAGCCAGGTCAACCTGGCGTCGGTGACGCACGGCTTTGAAGCCGGCTCGCGGATTAATAATGATGTGCTGGATGCCCAGCAGAAAGTCACCGACACTCAGCAGCGTGTGGCGCAGCAGCGTTATGCGATCCTGATGGCGCAACTTAACCTGCTGGCCTCCACCGGCAATTTGAATGACGTGCGCTTACGTGAGGTCAGCCGCCTGCTGGACTGA
- a CDS encoding HlyD family secretion protein: protein MTKGKLIKLTLCTVVVGGLLLLGWQRWQYSSAYVSTDNAELDGVIIPVRAKLSGVVMSVPVMDNVTVESGDLLFQIRDSEYQYQVQQREAQWQALLAAAGRSGSPGALDSQILGAVAIRQAAQAALAQSSANLEQARNDYQRARRLGAQGVLSTQDLELAKARFDALSHAQEAARSNAQAAAQSTLANKAELKVQDYRIAAAQAELEQARIKLHDARQTAPVRSIVSKKEVEPGQFVVAGQKLLSLIATEPLWITANFKETQVGRVRVGQHAKVTVDAFPGQALDGVVESLAPATGAKFSLLPQENATGNFTKVVQRVQVRIALTDVPADYKPLLSPGMSAFVEVATPRNGSQTL, encoded by the coding sequence ATGACCAAAGGCAAGCTAATCAAACTCACACTGTGCACTGTCGTGGTCGGGGGTTTGCTGCTGCTCGGCTGGCAGCGCTGGCAGTATTCCAGCGCGTACGTCAGCACCGACAACGCGGAGCTGGATGGGGTGATTATTCCGGTGCGGGCCAAGCTGTCAGGCGTGGTGATGAGCGTGCCGGTGATGGACAACGTCACCGTGGAAAGCGGCGACTTGCTGTTTCAGATACGCGACAGCGAATACCAATACCAGGTGCAGCAGCGCGAAGCACAATGGCAAGCCCTGCTCGCCGCCGCCGGGCGCAGCGGCAGCCCGGGGGCGCTGGACAGCCAGATCCTCGGCGCGGTCGCCATACGCCAGGCCGCGCAGGCGGCCCTGGCACAATCAAGCGCCAACCTTGAGCAGGCGCGCAATGACTACCAACGCGCCCGTCGCCTCGGCGCCCAAGGTGTGTTGAGCACCCAGGACCTGGAACTGGCCAAGGCACGTTTCGACGCGCTGAGCCATGCCCAGGAAGCCGCGCGCAGTAACGCCCAGGCGGCGGCGCAAAGCACCTTGGCCAACAAGGCCGAACTCAAGGTGCAGGACTACCGCATCGCGGCGGCGCAAGCCGAGTTGGAGCAGGCTCGGATCAAGCTGCACGACGCCCGCCAGACCGCGCCGGTGCGCAGCATCGTGTCGAAAAAAGAGGTGGAGCCCGGCCAGTTCGTGGTCGCCGGCCAGAAGCTCTTGAGCCTGATCGCCACCGAGCCGCTGTGGATTACCGCCAACTTCAAGGAAACCCAAGTCGGCCGGGTTCGCGTCGGCCAGCACGCCAAGGTTACCGTGGACGCGTTCCCCGGCCAGGCCTTAGACGGCGTGGTCGAAAGCCTGGCACCGGCCACCGGGGCGAAGTTCTCGTTGCTGCCGCAGGAAAACGCCACGGGCAACTTCACCAAGGTGGTGCAACGCGTCCAGGTGCGGATCGCCCTCACCGACGTGCCGGCTGACTACAAGCCCTTGTTGAGCCCCGGCATGAGCGCCTTCGTCGAAGTCGCCACGCCACGCAACGGCAGCCAGACGTTATGA
- a CDS encoding DHA2 family efflux MFS transporter permease subunit, producing MRSPYLIAFTVTLVSMMELLDVTIVNVAIPSLMGTYGASVDEISWVSTGYVVANVVILPVSGWLSAWFGRRRYYLVSTAVFVLASVGCAFSAELWQLVAFRVLQGLAGGGLLGISQAIIYDVFPKEKVSSGMALYGVGVMMGPTLGPTVGGYLIDTLSWHWIFLINVPIGAVALLLCWLCIGDSVNEQKPSSVDYSGFCLLALGVGSLQILLERGEHWDWMESNWTVACLLLSSFSLVGFFWWERRAANPIVNVALFHNREFLMGCICAFCVGFGLYSTLFMVPLFLQTLLAQSAYQSGLVIFPGAVASAISTLVIGKLSQENKIDERVFVTLGIVMYCYAMFLHTQFTLDSNPDTLYWPLVIRGLGLGMIFVPLTNLAMRRLPLTLISGASGVLNLMRQLGGSVGIAIAATLLTRFSWERYRLLSEHVTESSLIANGWGGVESNPLFLSLGLASHQQALALMPYLQAREQAQMLAFSMLFGTLGAVMAIGIPMVLMMRRSTLSR from the coding sequence ATGAGGTCGCCGTACCTGATTGCGTTCACGGTGACGCTGGTGTCGATGATGGAGTTGCTCGACGTGACCATCGTCAACGTCGCCATTCCCAGCCTGATGGGCACCTATGGGGCGTCGGTGGATGAGATCTCGTGGGTCTCCACCGGTTACGTGGTGGCCAACGTGGTGATCCTGCCGGTCAGCGGCTGGTTGTCTGCCTGGTTTGGGCGGCGCCGCTACTACCTGGTCTCCACCGCCGTGTTTGTGCTGGCGTCGGTGGGCTGCGCGTTTTCCGCCGAGCTGTGGCAACTGGTGGCCTTCCGCGTGCTGCAAGGCCTGGCGGGCGGCGGGTTGCTGGGGATCTCCCAGGCGATCATCTACGACGTGTTCCCCAAGGAAAAGGTCAGCAGCGGCATGGCGCTGTACGGCGTCGGCGTGATGATGGGGCCGACCTTGGGGCCGACTGTCGGTGGCTACCTGATCGACACCTTGTCATGGCATTGGATCTTTTTGATCAACGTGCCCATCGGTGCCGTGGCGCTGTTGCTGTGCTGGTTGTGCATCGGCGATTCGGTCAATGAGCAAAAACCCAGCAGCGTCGACTACAGCGGCTTCTGCCTGTTGGCCCTGGGGGTTGGCAGCCTGCAGATCCTGCTGGAGCGCGGCGAGCACTGGGACTGGATGGAATCCAACTGGACGGTGGCCTGCCTGTTGCTCAGCAGCTTCAGCCTGGTGGGGTTTTTCTGGTGGGAACGGCGTGCCGCCAACCCAATCGTCAACGTTGCGCTGTTTCACAACCGCGAGTTCCTGATGGGCTGCATCTGCGCGTTTTGTGTGGGTTTCGGGCTGTACAGCACCTTATTCATGGTGCCGCTGTTCTTGCAGACGTTGTTGGCGCAAAGCGCCTACCAGAGCGGGCTGGTGATTTTCCCCGGCGCGGTGGCCAGCGCCATCAGCACCTTGGTGATCGGCAAGCTGTCCCAGGAAAACAAGATCGACGAGCGCGTGTTCGTGACCTTGGGCATCGTCATGTACTGCTACGCGATGTTCCTGCACACCCAGTTCACCCTCGACAGCAACCCGGACACGCTGTACTGGCCGCTGGTGATTCGCGGCCTGGGCCTGGGCATGATCTTCGTGCCGCTGACCAACCTGGCCATGCGTCGGCTGCCGCTGACGTTGATCTCCGGCGCCTCGGGCGTGCTCAACCTGATGCGCCAGCTGGGCGGCAGCGTCGGCATCGCCATCGCTGCCACCTTGCTCACGCGGTTCTCGTGGGAACGCTATCGCTTGCTCTCCGAGCACGTGACCGAATCGAGCCTGATCGCCAATGGCTGGGGCGGCGTGGAATCCAACCCGCTGTTCCTGTCCCTGGGCCTGGCCAGCCATCAACAAGCGTTGGCCTTGATGCCTTACCTGCAAGCGCGCGAACAGGCGCAAATGCTCGCCTTCAGCATGCTGTTCGGCACCTTGGGCGCGGTCATGGCCATCGGCATACCCATGGTGCTGATGATGCGCAGAAGCACCCTCAGCCGATAA